One window of the Halictus rubicundus isolate RS-2024b chromosome 6, iyHalRubi1_principal, whole genome shotgun sequence genome contains the following:
- the Cbp20 gene encoding cap binding protein 20 — translation MAEEPHFTQTFTLLMLNSSRMREKTHPISHQWLATSHYTRPAIFLLYLATMTSPSVELSSYRDQHFKGSRAEQDRLLKNSTTLYVGNLSFYTTEEQIYELFSKCGDIRRIIMGLDKYKKTPCGFCFVEYYQRADAESCMRYINGTRLDDRIIRTDWDAGFIEGRQYGRGKTGGQVRDEYRSDFDSGRGGFGKIMQQKVTPIADGCFGR, via the exons ATGGCCGAGGAACCCCATTTTACCCAAACTTTTACTTTACTGATGCTAAATtcgtcgcgcatgcgcgagaaaaccCATCCAATATCTCATCAGTGGCTGGCTACGTCACATTACACGCGACCGGCCATTTTTCTCCTGTATCTGGCAACTATGACTTCACCTTCCGTCGAATTGAGTTCGTATCGTGATCAACATTTTAAG GGTTCAAGAGCCGAACAAGACAGGTTATTAAAGAATTCCACCACTTTATATGTTGGAAATCTATCCTTTTATACTACGGAAGAACAAATATACGAGTTGTTTTCAAAATGCGGCGACATTAGACGAATTATAATGGGTTTAGACAAGTATAAGAAAACACCGTGCGGTTTCTGCTTCGTCGAATATTATCAAAGAGCGGACGCCGAAAGCTGTATGCGGTACATCAACGGTACACGTTTGGATGACAGAATAATTAGAACAGATTGGGACGCAGGTTTCATCGAAGGTAGACAATACGGAAGAGGGAAGACTGGTGGCCAA GTAAGAGACGAATACAGGTCAGACTTTGATAGTGGAAGAGGCGGATTTGG